A region of the Arenibacter antarcticus genome:
AATTGGGTATAAATTGTTTGGCTTCTGCCCCAAAAGGCAATCTGTAGTTCAACCCAAACTCAAACGTCTCCAAGGTTAAACTAGTGGCAAATCCTACTTCCGTAAAGGATACATTCTCCATAAAATTAAAATGTTCATTGATGCCGATACTGAAATTGCCCAAGGTTATATCTTGATAAAAATCAAGCCTAGTATTGGGGCCTTGAACGGAAACCGCATTAAAAAGGTAGAGGTAAGAAAATTCAGGTAATTTGGATTGTCCATATTTATTGATGTCTAACTCGTACCCAAATTGCCCGGAGACAAGCGTATTTAAATTGACGTTGTTTTCGCTTTGTTTTGAGGATATTTTCGGCTGATTTAAATGCTTTAACGAAAGTCCAAAGAGCATATTAATATCGTTATGCATTAAAATTGAAGCGCCCATATCCAAATAACCAATATTTTCCGACGCCGTAATGGGGTCAATGGTGTTGGCACTGATCTGTCCCGTAAATATATTGAGCTGATCCTGAAAGGTAAGGTTGTTAAAATCGTACCTATAGTTGCTATAGCCTGCTGTAATACCTGGATAGAACAGCCAATCGTTTGGTAGTCTCAATCGGTACATATAGCTAATGGCCGCCGAGGTATAATTAAATCCTTCGCTGTTAAGGTTGTTATTGAACAAATCTACCCCCAATTGAAAGTTGTACTCTTCAAAAGCGGTGGATGCAAAAGCATATTTATGCTGAGATTGGGAGCCTTGGTTCTGACTGGCAAATTCTGCCAAGACCCCAACTCTGGTCTTATCTTTAAAAGCATGAAAACTAGGATTTAAAGAGGCGGGTACCTTACTGAGATTGTGTACAAATTTTTCCTGCGCATAAGTCCCCAGCGAAAAAACAATAAACAGAAGGGTTAAAAGATTATTTTTTTTCATCTCTATCTTAGTATGGAGGCTTCGCCAGTTTTCGTGATTTGATTATTTTCCTTGGTCGTTCCAACAAACAAGTATCGGAATGATTTATTTTTATAGGGTTTCCCTGAACTGTAATTACCGTTCCAGCCCCAGTTTACCGGCGTATTGCCAAAATCATAGGCCACACTGTAGACTAGGCCACCCCACATATCATAGA
Encoded here:
- a CDS encoding PorP/SprF family type IX secretion system membrane protein → MKKNNLLTLLFIVFSLGTYAQEKFVHNLSKVPASLNPSFHAFKDKTRVGVLAEFASQNQGSQSQHKYAFASTAFEEYNFQLGVDLFNNNLNSEGFNYTSAAISYMYRLRLPNDWLFYPGITAGYSNYRYDFNNLTFQDQLNIFTGQISANTIDPITASENIGYLDMGASILMHNDINMLFGLSLKHLNQPKISSKQSENNVNLNTLVSGQFGYELDINKYGQSKLPEFSYLYLFNAVSVQGPNTRLDFYQDITLGNFSIGINEHFNFMENVSFTEVGFATSLTLETFEFGLNYRLPFGAEAKQFIPNSLELFLVFDISRFKERRRSNYSKFY